A region from the Polaribacter sp. Hel1_33_78 genome encodes:
- the argH gene encoding argininosuccinate lyase, with protein sequence MKLWDKGFSIDKQIENFTVGNDREIDIHIAKYDVQASLAHAIMLESIGIITANELSDLKRGLQKLASDIENGTFVIEPSFEDVHSKIEWELTDKLGEVGKKIHTARSRNDQVLVSLQLYYKENLAIINDKTKTLFNTLIGLAEIHKESLLPGYTHLQVAMPSSFGLWFSAYAELLIDDVYMLNAVSKIVDQNPLGSAAGYGSSFPIDRELTTKELDFATLKYNVVAAQLSRGKSERSIASALGGLCNTMSRFAMDVCLYMSQNFNFISFPDALTTGSSIMPHKKNPDVFELIRGKCNKIQALHTEMVMITNNLPSGYHRDFQLLKENIISAFEDVKDILDILNYAIQQVIVKDIDLNDEKYQYLFTVDSINNLVVGGMSFREAYQKIGGQVQEGTYKPDLGKQHSHVGSIHNLSLDKIAAKYPKN encoded by the coding sequence ATGAAACTTTGGGATAAAGGATTTTCAATAGACAAACAAATAGAAAATTTTACAGTTGGCAATGATAGAGAAATTGACATTCATATTGCAAAATATGACGTACAAGCTTCTTTAGCACATGCAATAATGTTAGAATCTATTGGAATAATTACTGCAAATGAGTTATCAGATCTTAAAAGAGGTTTGCAAAAATTAGCTTCAGATATAGAAAACGGAACATTTGTAATTGAACCTTCTTTTGAAGATGTACATTCTAAAATTGAATGGGAACTGACCGATAAATTAGGTGAGGTTGGTAAGAAAATTCACACTGCTCGTTCAAGAAACGATCAAGTTTTAGTGTCGTTGCAACTGTACTATAAAGAAAATTTAGCGATTATAAATGATAAAACAAAAACACTTTTTAATACACTTATAGGTTTAGCAGAAATACACAAAGAAAGTTTATTACCTGGTTATACCCATTTGCAAGTAGCAATGCCATCCTCCTTTGGATTGTGGTTTTCTGCGTATGCAGAATTACTAATTGATGACGTATATATGCTAAATGCAGTCTCTAAAATTGTAGATCAAAATCCCTTAGGCTCTGCTGCCGGTTATGGAAGTTCCTTCCCTATCGACAGAGAATTAACGACGAAAGAATTAGATTTTGCTACTTTAAAATATAATGTTGTTGCAGCTCAATTAAGTAGAGGAAAAAGTGAGCGTTCTATTGCTTCAGCTTTAGGCGGATTGTGTAATACAATGTCTCGATTTGCAATGGACGTTTGTTTATATATGAGTCAAAATTTTAATTTTATTTCTTTTCCTGATGCGTTAACTACTGGAAGTAGCATTATGCCACACAAGAAAAATCCTGATGTTTTTGAATTGATTCGCGGAAAATGCAATAAAATTCAGGCTTTACATACAGAAATGGTCATGATCACCAATAATTTGCCATCAGGTTACCATAGAGATTTTCAATTATTAAAAGAAAATATTATCAGTGCTTTTGAAGATGTAAAAGATATTTTAGACATTTTAAATTATGCTATTCAACAAGTCATTGTAAAAGATATCGATTTGAATGATGAAAAATATCAATACTTATTTACAGTCGATAGCATCAATAATTTAGTGGTTGGAGGCATGTCTTTTCGAGAAGCATATCAAAAAATTGGAGGCCAGGTTCAAGAAGGGACGTATAAACCCGATTTAGGAAAACAACATTCACATGTTGGTAGTATTCATAATTTAAGTTTAGATAAGATTGCAGCAAAATATCCTAAAAACTAA